The genomic region aactagttatggccaaccttcatgtcaagtttcaagactctaggtccaagcataccaaagttataagaactttaacattttttatattgaaggtcacagtgaccttgaccttcaaatgaatgaccttgaaatgaccagtggtcatctgttaatcctggccaaccttcatgtcaagtttgaagactctaggtccaagcataccaaagttataccatgaaataagaactttaacattttcgagcacgccgccaccccgcccgcccccccgcccgcccgacaacatcaatctataagccgagattttttcgaaaaaaatccggctaaaaattaaatatttgcaatgtctttatttaactttttaacGGTATTCACAAGTTATaaagttcatatatatatatatatatatatatatatatatatatatatatatatatatatatatatatatatataatatatatatgaaaagatTTATTCATTCTCTAGTGATAGTGCGTAAACTAGAAGTTGACTTCCTTACAATGTAACAACATTATAACCGACtttaaaaacattgaaataaaaaaacctTCAACTATTTTATACCTTAAAAAGTTCACCACAGCACTACCCATCTAGCAATACCTTACATATCCTTCTGTAATGAGCTTCGCAATCTTGCGTTTCGAGACGACGGTGTAGCTGAGATTGAGGCGGCCATATTCCCACTGGACGGGACAGTAAAGGTCAAGGGCGTTACAGAGCCAGTAGTAGGAGGAGCGCCGAGACTGGAACTCCTTCGTGCACAGAGAGTGACTGATGTTCTCTATGGAGTCACACAGGCAGTGGGTGAAGTCGTACGTCGGGTAGATGCACCTATGAAaggaaatatgaaaacaaatcaagaataaaacaaaacaagcgatgtgtttgtgaaacattatgtccccatatatatgacctttgaccttgaaggatgaccttgacctttcaccactcaaaatgtgcagctccatgagatacacatgcatgtcaaatatcaagttgctagcttcaatattgcaaaagtgacattaaatgagtggttttgacccatatatttgacatttgaccttgaaggatgaccttgacctttcactactcaaaatgtgaagctccatgagatacacatgcatgccaaatatcaagttgctatcttcaatattgcaaaagttatggcaaatgttaaagttggggcaaacaaacaaaccaacaaacaaaccaacagacagggcgaaaacaatatgtcccccactatagtggtgggggacataaaaatagtttaCTACAAGGGTTATTGAAGAACCTTGTCATTGTAAAACTGCACATACTAAAACTCCATTAATATTGACAtgttatacaaaatgcatttttttaaagcaagttgAATATAAGGGttgcttgttgttgttttgttgtgtgtgtttgtttgttgttttttttttgggggggggtgggggtggggtagaGATAAGCACGGTCCACACAAAACTAACCTAATTTTAAATCTGAACTTTTTATATAATGTATTGTTCAATCTTGTAAGAAAGGCTATTTGCATTTTGGGAAACCCAAACTTAAGACTTAAATCTTTGAACAATGATGCAAAGTTAATAATAAATGGGACATGACAACAAGCATTTGCAAACTtcatcataatttgaaaattttaCAGTGGAAGAGTCTAGTATTATTTTACTCTgaaccactcagatatgcactttgatgTGTTTGCAGTCcctaagaaaatcaaataaaacaagagttccgcggtaggagacatatgccccccaaacagggctttgaactagtgacccagatattaataggggtcatctactgtccaaggccaatgcacatgtgaagtatcacgctaatcggtcaatttgttgacaagttattgatcagaaacgatttttccacctattgtgacagtgaccatgacctttcacctgTTGAccccaatgcacatgggaagtatcaagccaatcggtcaatttgttgacaagttattgatcggaaacgattttcacacacttgtgagagtgaccttgacctttgacctagtgaacccaatttaataggggtcatctactgtccaaggccaatgcacatgtgaagtatcaagcccatcAGTCAATTccttgacaagttattgatcgaaaacaaactggtctaccgacagacagacttaaatcagacagacagaccgaccaacatccagcaaaacaatataccccctcttcttcgaaggggggcttaataatgacctttcttactggatttcagtttaaaggcttcattccctCCCTGAGATAGAaaccagaataaaacctgaacatgcGGCCAGTCACtcaaaggctgttctggttttatgctggttttatatagccattttcactttgcttctgaacagGAAAGGGTTAAGAATGCGTACCAAGCGTCTCCAGTCCTGTGATGGGGAGAGAACTTGATTCTGTAGGCCACGGGGTCCTTCTTGCCTTCCTCTAGAGTTGTCTTCATGCGTAGAGTAGCCTCCCCTTCTTGGATCTTACCATTCTTCATGTCCTGTGAAAACAGAATCAGCGTTTATTACACAATTTTATGAATCAATCCGGAGCCCTTTGCATTGAGAAATATGGCATTGTTGTGAATAAAATTGGGCaatcagtgttgttttttctcataaatactttaacattgagaaagagttttaaatattttataataacttaGGTTCCATTTATAGAGctggaaaggaaaaaaaaaaaattgaaattaattatttttttctgtgggAACTTCAATTGGggaattttgagaaaaaaaatgagaaaaaatatCTACTTTTTGTGATcaggattaaaaaaaataaaataatcatggtATCTATTGTGGGAGTTTCTTTAGGTAGAGAAAGTCCCTGCTTCATTGTAAAACATGTCTTGAGCAAAATTTTCTATTGCTGATTACTTCAGAACTTATTTCACTTAAACCTTCATTTTTTAGTTTGATTGTGCACATAAATGATACTGGTTACATTTATGAAGTCAGACATTAGTGTTTGTCTTGTACTTACCTTTTTGAACCCTATTTTCATATTCAAGTAAATCCATGTATAATCAAATTGAAAAAGTGTATTGTAAGAACAAGGCATACgctataaatatgtttaatcctatttattttagcttgattgcaacAAAAGTCTtaagcttattgaaacactcaagTTCATTTtctgggtagaatcagtacttggaagtctttgggggagatctacaGAATGCTTTAATTGTGGTAATCAAATTTGCTAGAACCCAAATCCACTGCACCATGGCGACGCTATAAACACCAGTCTTAGTCCATTCCGTTCCATTCCTACCTCAAACAGTTGCAGGGACTCCTCAATGGGGCGGTCCCTCCACGGGGAGTCCGGGGGGTTGAATCCCTTGATGTCCTCGGGCCTCATGTGGCACACGTAGGCGTGGCCCCTACGTATCAGCTCCTCGGCCATCTCGTACAGCTTGTCAAAGTTGTCAGAGGCATGGGTCGTCTTCCAGGGCTTGTAGCCTGCATAGGAAAGATTCaccatatgagcctcgttctgggaaaaacatggcttaatgcatgtgggtaaaaattcatccaagattaacctgtgcagtgaGCACTGGCTAATGAGAGACGACACTTGTCAGCCTAAATTGGATCTTTGCTAAGAGAGGActgtctttaaagaaaaaaaaaattccgtaAAAGTGGAATGTCTTgctcctgataagcctatgcacattcaaatctgagacgacacttaatcAGCTAAAAATCACAAagaagaaacaagagggccatgatggccctgaatcgctcacctgaataaccttgctacatcaacttaaattctatcaggcccatatacaatcccaagccagatttcattaatttatacattctgacaaaatttcattaagacgtgatgaaaactgtgacctctttcatctacacaaggttttactagaatcgGCCTGGTGAccttaatttttgaccccagatgacccatatactatccaaaatcagatattatcaagataaacattctgaccatatttcattaagatcagatgaaaactatgacctctattgtcttcacacgtttttttctattatttgacctagtgacctagtttttgaccctagatgacccaaatacaatcccaacccagatttcatgaagataaacattctgaccaaattttataaagattggatgaaaactgtgacctctattgtctacaaaaggtttttctatgatttgacctagtgacctagtttttgaccccagatgatccaaattcagtccaaacccagatttcatcaagataaacattctgaccaaatttcgtaaagattggatgaaaactgtgacctatattgtctacacaaggtttttctattatttgacctagtgacctagtttttgaccccagatgacccaaatacaatccaaacccagatttcatcaagataaacattctgaccacatttcataaagattggatgaaaactgtgacctctaatgtttacacaaggtttttctattatttgacctagtgatctagtttttgaccctagatgacccaaatacaatcccaacccagatttcatcaagattaacattctgaccaaatttcataaagattggatgaaaactgtgacctctattgtctacacaaggtttttctattatttgacctagtgacctagtttttgaccccagatgacccaaatacaatcccaacccagatttcatcaagataaacattctgaccaaatttcataaagattggatgaaaactgtgacctctactgcctacacaaacaaattgttgacggacacacgcacgcacaatggacgccggacatcacaccgtcacataagctcaccaagTAACTAGGTGATAGGTGAGTTTAAAATTACGAATGAATGTTAAAATATGTTCTTATTTATCATAAAGAACTTAGCAAAGAGTCAAATGTAATGAAGTCAATTTGActccaaaaacaattttttaccaaGGGAAGAAAGCTCAGATACCAACAAGTCAAATATAGCACTTCATATTTGCCTACAGATCTGTATCAATCCTGGAAAGCTTCTTACAACACCATTTGAGCCTCATTCAAGATTTTCtgaatgagcgtaaagtgtcgtcccaaattagactACGCAGACTGGGACAACCCTTTatgccttaactgaattttcacAAGAAGGATTCCTTTGAACAAAAACTTACTTATTAGCaaacagtgtcatccctgattagcctgtgcagactgcactggctaatctgtgatgccaatttacgcatatgcattaagccccgtttcccagAGCATGGGAATATGTGACTAAAGAACCATTTCTGCCAGGGGAAGCATGTCACAACACCATTTAGACTGTTTCGTGTTACCTAGCCACTCAACCAGGGGGAGCATGTTACAAGACTAAGACCGTTTCGTGTTACCTAGCCACTCGACCATGTCCCTGATTCCAGTGAAGAACTTCTCTTCCTCCTTCTCCGGGTTTGTGTCGTCATAACGCAGGTAACAGTTGCCACCGTTTGCCTAACAGAATACAAACTCTTTTATTGTTTGCACGCTACCACATATCATTGAACAGTTAACAATCAATTCGCAATCGCATCCTAAGATTAGATTTTGGTATCTATTGTTTAGAGGTTGAATTCTTTCCAACAAAAGAACACATGCAGTGAATGAATGATTGTGATAATTCAATTGAGCATGATCATATGTTACATACCTTTTGTTGTTTCAGTTAATGCAGAGAAACTGACATAAGCATTAACAGTGGAGACATGGATTGGTATTATTAATACAAATTGGCATGAAAAAGAACATTGCAGTACCTTGGCATACCCGAAGTTGAAATTGATGGCCTTCGCATGTCCAATGTGTAAAATTCCGTTTGGCTCTGGAGGGAATCTGGAGTAAACCTGTAGGTATAAAAGTCTTTGAAAatagaacatttattttataaacctACCAACATTTACAGGcatgtattatgcttacaggttTCTGCTCTATAATAGTGACAAACAACAGCTGCCAAAATGTCTGGCTTACAGCTGCCAAAATGTCTGGCTTAACGGTCCAAAAGCTGGTCACTACTTTTCTGTTTCTGTCGAAACTACAATCATATCTAGCATAACCCTACTTACCATGCATGACACGCAATCATTCATACCGGTCACCTGATTTTATAATGCCAAAATTGAGGAAACAATTTTGCTGATTTGTTGATTTGATATACTCCgccaaataaatgttgtttatggatgggtAAAATTCCCTTGATACATTGGTGTAATCCTAAAAAACAGTTAagtttagggtaatcgtttttatTCATTTCAATTCACTTCATTGACATCTATacactcatgaagtttcatgttgaaatattgcagcgtatctgagatataatagccctgaaaagttatatcatacaaaaaaaaGTGCAATAACTCTTACTTTAGAAAGTGAAGTGGTTGTTAAGCATGTCAcatattgatatcaatacacccatcaagtttcattttaaaatcttgtatCACATTGTGATTCTCCGAATTAAtataaatacacccatgaagtgtcatgttgaaatcttgcagtgtatctgagataaagcccttaAAAGTTACAAcatacaaaatgaacaaaatgaaataactctTCTTTAAGAAAGTATAGGGTTATGGTTTTTGTGCgaggcacttctcctcattgatatctatacatccataaagtttcatgttgaaagtTAAAGTCTGGTATGGCATCTGAGATATAGcgctgaaaagttacatcatgcaaacaaacaaagggcaataactttgaTATAttcacacccataaagtttcatgttaatatcttgtatagtttctgagatatagccctaaaaagttttgtgacagacggatggaATGATGGAcaacaccaattctatatccctccgccttttgcGAGGGATACAAAAGTTGTCTAATAAAGAAAATGGCAAATCTGAGTTCAAATTGGCTTCCATTTTACTATGATGCAATCAGATGGtcactttttaaattaaaaatgtgcgCATCAAcaacaacgagcgaggcatggtctTGTaatgcgcaagggggggttagagggttagggtaaggggtcgggtttgggttagccttaaccctaacccaacccataaccctaacctaaccataacccagggtgatctcccctataccaggccttgctcgttgtcgttgtccgcttccctggTAAAGTAGGGTATCCAAAAGAACATTTACCAATATCGACAGCAATTTCTCAAACAAATGATATTCAATACTGAAGGAAATATCTCTCAAGCTTGACACTCAAACGTGCTGAGTACCTTTCCGCCGGTCTCCTTGAGATGTTGCTTCATGAGGTCCATGGTTTTCTCCGTGACCACGTACCCTGCAGTCTTGTAGTTCTCCCCGGGCTTGTGGAACTTCACTGCCTCACCCATAAGTTCCATGAAACTCATCACTTCTCCATCCTGGCCTAGAACTGGGTGCATAAAATGTGTGTCTACATGTAAGTAACATCACTCTTTTTTATTAGTGATGGGCTGAACATTTATTGGAATCACATAAATACCATATGATCACAGTGAAAATAAGCAACTTTGTATTTCTAGAAATTCATTTATCATTCGTCAAGAACAATGATTACTTTATTCGCTTAAGTATATTTGATGAATGACAAACTTTTATTCATTAATCACTTATCAAGAACAGGCTATGATTATCATAATCAGTATAGTTTATTTGATGTTACCTTTGCTTATCTATTTTAACTACAGCTAATAAGGCAATCACATGGAAGAGTCATTGTGTTTTAACACATTTCATGTAAAACTTTGctatatttaatcatttcttttcagcaaaaataaaacattgatttcaaacaaaacaacatcaGTGTTTTTTTACACCATTTTGGAATGGGGCCGGTTCCCTTTCGATTGAGAAACATGGCATCgttttgacaaaaattggaaaattggttaagtgttttttttcttaaaaatccaTCAAAACTTGAGAATAAAAGTGTCTAGGAAGGAAACATTCAATTGCGAATTTAggcagtcatttgggaaaaaatatatatactttgttagatcagtaatggggccaaatgatatatactttgttagatcagtaatggggccaaattatatatactttgttagatcagtaatggggccaaattatatatactttgttagatcagtaatggggccaaattatatatactttgttagatcagtaatggggccaaatatatatactttgttagatcagaaatggggccaaattatatatactttgttaga from Dreissena polymorpha isolate Duluth1 chromosome 5, UMN_Dpol_1.0, whole genome shotgun sequence harbors:
- the LOC127881927 gene encoding glutamine--tRNA ligase-like isoform X2, coding for MSFMELMGEAVKFHKPGENYKTAGYVVTEKTMDLMKQHLKETGGKVYSRFPPEPNGILHIGHAKAINFNFGYAKANGGNCYLRYDDTNPEKEEEKFFTGIRDMVEWLGYKPWKTTHASDNFDKLYEMAEELIRRGHAYVCHMRPEDIKGFNPPDSPWRDRPIEESLQLFEDMKNGKIQEGEATLRMKTTLEEGKKDPVAYRIKFSPHHRTGDAWCIYPTYDFTHCLCDSIENISHSLCTKEFQSRRSSYYWLCNALDLYCPVQWEYGRLNLSYTVVSKRKIAKLITEGYVRDWDDPRLFTLTALRRRGFPPEAINLFCAKVGVTMAQTVIDPSLLEACVRDVLNIKAPRVMAVLDPLKVTITNFPGDHSGELTVPDFPADESRGSHKIPFTKTVYIERSDFRETADKNYKRFSCDQPVGLRHACYVITVESLQKDSSGNVTEILATCKKSSEADKPKGVIQWVCNPLVCEVRLYDRLFHHKSPEDPNEVPGGFLNDIKRDSLQVIPNAYVDQSVKNAKFLDKYQFERIGFFSADQDTTPGKIVFNRTVTLKEDRDKN